One Candidatus Omnitrophota bacterium DNA segment encodes these proteins:
- a CDS encoding aspartate dehydrogenase — translation MKKLKIGIVGCGAIGSSLAKEVVINLRSCAYLAAIYDIKPEKAQVLSRKLVKNAKLCVSNLDTLIKKSDLVIEASSAKASWEIARKSLLNGCKVMIMSVGGVVEHSDELFALARKYETQVYFPSGAISGVDALKAANIAGVKSVVLTTRKHPDAFKGVEYVTNNFKLLGLKKDKVLFSGTAAQAVKYFPQNINVAAVLGLAAIGMRKTKVRIIASPFVRRNIHEVLIESKAAKIFTRTENVLHPQNPKTSYLAVLSAIAALRQILQPVKIGT, via the coding sequence ATGAAAAAATTAAAAATCGGTATTGTAGGATGCGGAGCAATCGGCAGCTCTTTGGCAAAAGAGGTAGTTATTAATTTGCGCAGCTGTGCTTATTTAGCAGCTATTTATGATATAAAGCCTGAAAAGGCCCAGGTTCTTTCTAGGAAATTGGTAAAAAATGCTAAATTGTGCGTTTCCAATCTTGATACCCTTATTAAAAAATCGGATTTGGTGATTGAGGCTTCTAGTGCAAAGGCATCTTGGGAGATAGCGCGTAAATCTTTACTAAACGGATGTAAAGTCATGATTATGAGTGTAGGAGGCGTAGTTGAGCATTCAGATGAATTGTTTGCTTTAGCCCGAAAATATGAAACTCAGGTATATTTTCCCAGTGGAGCCATCTCTGGTGTCGATGCTTTAAAGGCTGCTAATATTGCAGGAGTAAAAAGTGTTGTTTTGACTACACGTAAACATCCCGATGCATTTAAGGGAGTAGAATATGTCACAAATAATTTTAAACTTTTGGGCCTAAAAAAAGATAAGGTTCTATTTTCAGGAACTGCAGCGCAGGCAGTGAAATATTTTCCGCAAAATATTAATGTTGCCGCGGTTTTAGGTTTAGCTGCTATCGGCATGCGCAAAACGAAGGTACGTATAATTGCCAGCCCCTTTGTTAGAAGGAATATTCATGAAGTTTTAATTGAATCTAAGGCTGCAAAGATTTTTACGCGTACCGAGAATGTTTTGCATCCGCAGAATCCCAAGACTTCTTATTTAGCGGTATTATCGGCTATCGCGGCTTTAAGACAAATTTTACAACCGGTGAAGATAGGCACTTAA
- the uvrA gene encoding excinuclease ABC subunit UvrA produces the protein MENKFIIIRGAKEHNLKNINLELPRNKLIVITGLSGSGKSSLAFDTIYAEGQRRFVESLSSYARQFLEQLQKPDVDFISGLSPAIAIEQRSAGGNPRSTVATQTEIYDYLRLLFARIGKVHCYKCGALIQSQSAQEIVEAVMNLLLNCDIQILAPLIQGKKGQYKDIFLQIQKSGFMRARVDGKIYEVSDKIKLAKYKIHSIEVVVDRLNIKNDVRRRLTDSIETALKIGKGTVIIVKNASKDLVFSEQYACLKCGISYPEISPRNFSFNSPYGACPECNGLGNKLKFDPDLIIPDKKKSINAGALEPWKRGGRGYILYYRWLIRELSDRLKFDLDTPFNKLSKHIQKVVLYGTQEVIGSKPFEGVIPHLERLFHQTDSDYLKEEISKFMSTLPCPACKGARLKPESLAVLINQKNIWQLSKMPIKEAINFFSSLELSEKEKLVSYQALKEITQKLKFCVDVGLDYLTLDRKSSTLSGGEAQRIRLATQVGSGLVGVLYVLDEPSIGLHQRDNEKLLSTLKALRDLGNTLVVVEHDQATILTADHIVDLGPGAGRHGGKVIFSGNREELLKDKESLTAKYLRRELLIQTPLERRNWRKCKYIEIKGAAEHNLKNIDLRFPLGTFICVTGVSGSGKSTLISDILYPALAQRIYRSKDKPGLFKSISGIQQIDQVIVVDQSPIGRTPRSNPVTYTGVFSHIRDLFAQLPEAKIRGYKPGRFSFNVKGGRCEACAGDGIKKIEMHFLPDVYVKCDLCKGLRFNNATLEVKYKGRSIADCLEMTVEDALELFANIPKIKNTLGYLSDVGLGYLQLGQSATTLSGGEAQRIKLSSQLSKRSTGKTLYLLDEPTTGLHFADVARLISVLERLVERGNTVIVVEHNLEVIKCADFIIDLGPEGGDRGGEVVAACSPGELVEIENSYTAKFLKEVLMNK, from the coding sequence ATGGAAAACAAATTTATAATTATCCGCGGGGCAAAAGAGCATAATTTAAAAAATATCAACTTAGAGCTGCCGCGTAATAAACTGATTGTTATAACCGGTTTATCCGGTTCAGGAAAATCAAGCCTTGCTTTTGATACAATTTATGCCGAAGGCCAGCGCCGGTTTGTAGAAAGCCTCTCTAGTTATGCACGCCAATTCTTAGAGCAATTGCAGAAACCGGATGTAGATTTTATTTCAGGATTGTCTCCTGCAATTGCTATTGAACAGCGCTCTGCTGGTGGTAATCCCCGCTCAACCGTTGCTACCCAAACTGAGATCTATGATTATTTAAGGTTATTATTTGCAAGGATTGGTAAAGTTCATTGCTATAAGTGCGGTGCTTTAATTCAGAGCCAAAGCGCCCAGGAGATAGTTGAAGCAGTTATGAACTTACTGTTGAATTGCGATATCCAAATTCTTGCACCTTTAATTCAAGGGAAAAAAGGCCAATACAAAGATATCTTTTTACAGATTCAAAAGTCCGGATTTATGCGGGCAAGAGTGGATGGTAAAATTTACGAAGTCAGCGACAAGATTAAATTAGCTAAATATAAAATTCATAGTATTGAAGTAGTGGTGGATCGTTTAAATATTAAAAACGATGTCCGTAGAAGGCTCACGGATTCTATTGAAACTGCTTTAAAGATTGGAAAAGGTACAGTTATCATTGTAAAGAATGCATCAAAAGATCTGGTCTTTAGTGAGCAATATGCCTGCTTGAAATGCGGGATAAGCTATCCTGAAATTTCCCCTCGTAATTTTTCATTTAACTCTCCTTATGGAGCTTGTCCTGAATGTAATGGCCTTGGTAATAAACTAAAATTTGATCCGGATTTAATCATTCCGGATAAAAAGAAGAGTATTAATGCAGGGGCTCTTGAACCATGGAAACGCGGAGGTAGAGGCTATATCCTTTATTACCGTTGGCTTATTCGAGAATTAAGTGACCGTCTTAAGTTTGATTTGGATACTCCTTTTAATAAGTTGTCCAAGCATATTCAGAAAGTTGTCCTTTATGGAACGCAGGAAGTTATAGGTAGTAAGCCTTTTGAAGGAGTTATCCCGCATCTTGAAAGGTTATTTCATCAGACCGATAGCGATTATTTAAAAGAAGAAATTAGTAAATTTATGTCTACTCTGCCTTGTCCGGCGTGTAAAGGAGCAAGGCTTAAACCTGAGAGCTTAGCTGTATTGATTAACCAGAAAAATATCTGGCAACTTAGCAAAATGCCCATAAAAGAGGCGATAAATTTCTTTTCTTCTCTTGAATTATCGGAAAAGGAAAAATTAGTAAGCTATCAGGCATTAAAGGAGATAACTCAAAAATTAAAATTCTGCGTAGATGTCGGTTTAGATTACTTGACTTTAGACCGTAAAAGTTCGACTTTATCCGGTGGAGAGGCTCAGAGGATTCGCTTGGCTACCCAGGTAGGCAGCGGTTTGGTCGGGGTTTTGTATGTTTTGGATGAACCTAGTATTGGTTTGCACCAGCGAGATAATGAAAAACTACTTTCAACCTTAAAAGCATTACGGGATTTGGGAAATACCCTGGTGGTTGTTGAGCATGACCAAGCCACAATCCTTACTGCAGACCATATTGTGGATCTGGGGCCTGGCGCAGGAAGGCATGGGGGAAAGGTTATTTTTTCCGGTAATAGGGAAGAGCTTCTAAAAGATAAGGAATCTTTGACTGCGAAATATTTACGTAGAGAACTTTTAATTCAGACGCCTCTAGAAAGGCGGAATTGGCGTAAATGTAAATATATTGAAATAAAGGGAGCAGCTGAGCATAATCTTAAAAATATTGATTTACGTTTTCCTTTGGGTACCTTTATTTGTGTAACCGGAGTATCGGGTTCGGGTAAATCTACATTAATTAGCGATATACTTTATCCGGCATTGGCGCAAAGGATCTATAGATCGAAGGATAAGCCAGGTTTATTTAAATCCATAAGCGGTATCCAGCAGATCGATCAGGTAATTGTAGTCGATCAATCGCCTATTGGTAGGACACCACGGTCAAACCCGGTTACTTACACCGGAGTTTTTAGCCATATAAGAGACTTATTTGCTCAGCTTCCGGAAGCCAAAATACGCGGGTATAAACCCGGAAGATTTTCATTTAACGTTAAAGGAGGCCGCTGTGAAGCTTGCGCTGGTGACGGCATAAAGAAAATTGAGATGCATTTTCTTCCCGATGTGTATGTTAAATGTGATTTGTGTAAAGGGTTAAGATTTAATAATGCCACTTTAGAAGTAAAATACAAAGGCAGATCTATCGCAGATTGTTTGGAGATGACCGTAGAGGATGCTCTGGAATTGTTTGCCAATATCCCTAAGATAAAAAATACCCTGGGGTATTTATCCGATGTTGGTTTAGGTTATCTACAGTTAGGCCAAAGCGCTACTACTTTATCCGGAGGGGAAGCCCAGAGGATTAAGCTTTCTTCACAACTGTCAAAGCGTTCAACGGGCAAGACGCTCTACCTTTTAGATGAGCCTACTACCGGATTACATTTTGCGGATGTGGCCAGGTTAATATCGGTTTTAGAGAGATTGGTTGAACGTGGTAATACAGTGATTGTAGTTGAGCATAATTTAGAGGTAATTAAATGTGCAGATTTTATTATTGACCTTGGCCCTGAAGGCGGAGATAGGGGAGGAGAGGTCGTTGCCGCTTGTAGCCCGGGAGAACTTGTGGAAATAGAGAATTCATATACCGCTAAATTCCTTAAAGAAGTTTTAATGAATAAATGA
- a CDS encoding tetratricopeptide repeat protein has translation MAKKAYEDGFYEVSLGMLERFRNDFSGSTQLKQARLLSGQCYFQQGRYLEALNIFEELLNDPQCASFKDAIYFWMAEVHFKGNNFDNAALLYHKLINEFPLSSYTASAYYSLGWSLSQTGKYDQALQVFMSLLEKFPTEPQSKDAAFKLIECLYNLKKYAELENKVKSVLRLYNNDRLRLPYLYFYLAESQFYLDNFNEAVKNYLKSVQAFKEQKAQVLAKLGLGWSYLKLAKYKEAEEVFGDIKYGSLDKKSLDIFILGQAVLMNQTNRVYEAKKLYEQLINISSDPLMCMQAYLGKADALYNLAEYNHAADVYKEGLDKIDSSVVPDELTSRLRYNLALAYIKGGQFSSGIGIFDDLMEKSKDQAVNIKMLFQVGDAYKDEGELVKAEETYTKILKKYPTVAYADYAQYQIGALKLKRGDYDGAVMIFESFLKNYPQSNFLADTFYSLGTAYFQKADYKNSLEIFSKFQGQFKDNALASQALYMLGNSLLNLGKINEALSIFKDTLKLASQDIELRQKAEYEIADCYYKLGQVNEALKSFKLLRTKYPDSKLLPDIMWWLGQYYYRCGDLVLAQRYFNSLIKDFSDSRLVADVFYAMGLIFTAENKFEQAAESFKKVLELGSVDLRAQAQVALAKAYYKLQDYEKAKLYYSKSLEETDVLDAADIHFNLAEVFESNLEFDAAIQQYILAADLDKQDMHSSVLALLRAAKLYEDKEDFKEALKIYKRVIQKNTEEAKFAQERIDWINSNQ, from the coding sequence ATGGCAAAAAAAGCTTATGAAGATGGGTTTTATGAAGTGAGCCTCGGTATGCTGGAAAGATTTCGGAATGATTTTAGTGGTTCAACTCAATTAAAACAGGCTCGCCTTTTAAGCGGACAATGTTATTTTCAGCAGGGCAGATATTTGGAGGCATTGAATATTTTTGAAGAATTACTCAATGATCCACAATGCGCCTCTTTTAAGGATGCTATTTATTTTTGGATGGCGGAGGTGCATTTTAAAGGCAATAATTTTGATAATGCTGCCTTGCTTTATCATAAACTAATAAATGAGTTTCCTCTTTCATCGTATACGGCTTCAGCCTACTATTCATTAGGTTGGTCGCTTTCCCAAACGGGAAAATATGACCAGGCACTGCAGGTTTTTATGAGTTTACTAGAGAAATTTCCAACTGAGCCACAGAGTAAAGATGCTGCTTTTAAATTAATTGAGTGTTTGTATAACCTTAAAAAATATGCAGAATTAGAGAATAAGGTGAAGTCTGTCCTTAGGCTTTACAATAATGATAGATTGCGGCTGCCCTACCTATATTTTTATTTGGCAGAGTCGCAATTTTACTTGGATAATTTCAATGAAGCAGTTAAGAACTACCTTAAATCAGTGCAGGCTTTTAAAGAGCAGAAGGCGCAGGTATTGGCAAAGTTAGGGCTTGGTTGGTCGTATCTTAAGCTTGCTAAATATAAAGAAGCCGAAGAGGTATTTGGGGATATTAAATATGGTAGTCTGGATAAAAAAAGCCTTGATATTTTTATATTGGGCCAGGCAGTATTAATGAATCAGACTAATCGCGTTTATGAGGCTAAGAAACTTTATGAACAGCTTATTAATATAAGCAGCGATCCTTTGATGTGTATGCAGGCTTATTTAGGTAAAGCGGATGCGCTCTATAACCTAGCGGAATATAATCATGCCGCGGATGTTTATAAAGAAGGATTGGATAAGATTGACAGCTCTGTGGTGCCAGATGAGTTAACGAGTAGATTGCGGTATAATTTAGCTTTAGCTTATATAAAAGGAGGGCAGTTTTCTTCAGGTATAGGCATATTTGATGATCTTATGGAAAAAAGTAAAGACCAGGCTGTTAATATCAAGATGCTTTTTCAGGTGGGCGACGCTTATAAGGATGAGGGTGAATTAGTAAAAGCCGAAGAAACCTATACGAAGATTCTAAAAAAATACCCTACTGTAGCTTATGCAGATTATGCGCAATATCAAATTGGAGCTTTAAAGTTAAAAAGAGGCGATTATGATGGAGCAGTTATGATTTTTGAGTCCTTTTTAAAAAATTATCCTCAATCGAATTTTCTGGCGGATACGTTTTATTCGTTAGGTACAGCTTATTTTCAAAAAGCAGATTACAAAAATAGTCTCGAAATCTTTTCTAAGTTTCAGGGACAGTTCAAAGACAACGCTTTAGCCTCCCAAGCCTTATATATGCTTGGAAATTCGCTCCTTAATTTAGGAAAAATCAATGAGGCGCTTTCTATTTTTAAAGATACACTTAAGTTAGCTTCGCAGGATATTGAATTACGCCAGAAGGCTGAATATGAAATTGCCGATTGTTATTATAAGCTAGGGCAGGTAAATGAAGCCCTCAAGAGTTTTAAACTTTTACGTACTAAGTATCCGGATTCAAAACTTCTTCCTGATATTATGTGGTGGCTTGGCCAGTATTATTATCGTTGTGGTGATTTAGTTCTTGCGCAGAGATACTTCAATTCTTTAATAAAAGATTTTTCAGATAGCCGACTAGTTGCGGATGTGTTTTATGCTATGGGCCTGATTTTTACTGCTGAGAATAAATTTGAACAGGCAGCTGAAAGTTTTAAAAAAGTACTTGAATTAGGTAGCGTTGATTTGAGAGCTCAAGCTCAAGTAGCATTAGCAAAGGCATATTATAAGCTCCAGGATTATGAAAAAGCAAAGCTATATTACAGTAAAAGCCTTGAGGAGACAGATGTTTTGGATGCAGCTGATATTCACTTTAATTTAGCTGAAGTATTTGAAAGTAATTTAGAGTTTGATGCGGCTATCCAGCAATATATCCTGGCTGCTGATTTAGACAAACAAGATATGCATTCATCTGTATTGGCACTTTTGCGCGCAGCTAAACTTTATGAAGATAAAGAGGATTTTAAAGAGGCATTGAAGATATACAAAAGAGTCATTCAGAAGAATACGGAAGAAGCAAAATTTGCTCAGGAGAGGATTGATTGGATAAATTCAAATCAGTAG
- a CDS encoding winged helix-turn-helix domain-containing protein yields the protein MIIEIGIVAGEIWHYLDQKGEVSLTELSKNIDRTKENILMSLGWLAREGHVILVKTNNDYRISLRKDV from the coding sequence ATGATTATTGAAATCGGTATAGTTGCTGGTGAGATTTGGCATTACCTGGACCAAAAGGGAGAGGTTAGTTTAACTGAGCTGAGCAAGAATATTGATCGTACAAAAGAGAATATTTTAATGAGTTTAGGCTGGCTTGCTCGGGAAGGACATGTCATTTTAGTGAAAACAAATAATGACTACCGGATTTCTTTAAGGAAAGATGTCTAA